From the genome of Hathewaya histolytica, one region includes:
- a CDS encoding UDP-N-acetylmuramoyl-L-alanyl-D-glutamate--2,6-diaminopimelate ligase codes for MLLTNILKGIDFKLISGSLDIEINKICYDHRKIENGDLFFALKGATVDGHDFIKEAIKKGAIAVVLSKEVQDDFHNTTLIQVEYGRKALAKASSNYYDNPSDKLKLIGITGTNGKTTSTFMIKSILESEGHKVGLVGTIANYIGNKKIDSSHTTPESLELHKLFKEMLDEGIEYCVMEVSSHSLSLDRVYGVKFKYGIFTNLTQDHLDFHKTFDAYFEAKYKLFEMSENAVINIDDPYGERIIELLQSKENKNIVTYSIDKESDYKAFDESIHSRGVEFKVSHDMANENLYCALPGRYNIYNSLGAIIVALEEGIKLEDVKKALSKAMVPGRCEILTHNKNLGFEIIVDYAHTPDGLENILSTAREFTRGRLISVFGCGGDRDKTKRPIMGKIGCDLSDIAVITSDNPRTEEPMSIIEDILVGLKTDNYIVVENRREAIKRAIIEAQNGDVIVIAGKGHEDYQILKTGKIHFDEREVVDEILKEVF; via the coding sequence ATGTTATTAACAAATATTCTAAAAGGTATTGATTTTAAACTAATAAGCGGAAGTTTAGATATAGAAATCAATAAAATTTGTTATGACCACAGAAAAATTGAAAATGGTGATTTATTTTTTGCTCTTAAAGGTGCAACAGTAGACGGACATGATTTTATAAAGGAAGCTATAAAAAAAGGAGCCATAGCTGTTGTCTTATCAAAGGAAGTTCAAGATGATTTTCATAATACGACTTTAATACAAGTAGAATATGGAAGAAAGGCATTAGCTAAAGCATCTTCAAATTATTATGATAATCCAAGTGATAAACTTAAGTTAATAGGAATAACTGGTACGAACGGTAAAACAACTTCAACTTTCATGATTAAATCTATATTAGAAAGTGAAGGACATAAGGTAGGGTTAGTTGGAACTATTGCAAATTATATAGGAAATAAAAAAATAGATTCTAGCCATACTACTCCTGAATCATTAGAATTACATAAACTTTTTAAGGAAATGTTAGATGAAGGTATAGAATACTGTGTAATGGAGGTATCATCACACTCTCTAAGTTTAGATAGGGTTTATGGTGTTAAATTTAAATATGGAATTTTTACTAATTTAACACAAGACCATTTAGATTTCCACAAAACCTTCGATGCTTATTTTGAGGCTAAATATAAACTCTTTGAAATGAGTGAGAATGCAGTAATTAATATAGATGATCCATATGGAGAGAGAATTATCGAACTTCTACAATCAAAGGAAAATAAGAATATAGTAACTTATAGTATAGACAAAGAATCAGATTATAAGGCTTTTGATGAAAGTATACATTCAAGAGGAGTAGAATTTAAGGTTTCACATGATATGGCTAATGAGAATCTTTATTGTGCTCTACCCGGAAGATATAATATATATAATTCTTTAGGAGCAATTATAGTGGCTTTAGAAGAGGGAATAAAATTAGAAGATGTTAAAAAAGCTTTAAGCAAGGCTATGGTTCCAGGAAGATGTGAAATTTTAACTCATAATAAAAATCTAGGCTTTGAAATAATCGTAGACTATGCCCATACCCCAGATGGATTAGAAAATATTCTAAGTACTGCAAGAGAGTTTACAAGAGGAAGGTTAATCAGTGTATTTGGGTGTGGTGGTGATAGAGATAAAACAAAGAGACCTATTATGGGAAAAATAGGTTGTGATTTAAGTGATATAGCAGTTATAACTTCAGATAACCCTAGAACTGAAGAGCCTATGAGCATAATAGAAGACATCCTAGTAGGACTTAAAACAGATAATTATATAGTTGTTGAAAATAGGAGAGAGGCTATTAAAAGAGCTATAATAGAAGCCCAAAATGGTGATGTTATAGTGATTGCTGGTAAAGGACATGAAGATTATCAAATATTAAAAACTGGCAAAATACATTTTGATGAAAGAGAAGTTGTTGATGAAATATTAAAAGAGGTGTTTTAG
- a CDS encoding AAA family ATPase yields MIKLLSYKDIFFDFDIEGIEISDIESKEIMDYKNIYEKLKKVININEPCFNIFLVDEVSEEKIEDLMDVIRKNSTKSKASDLAYINYGDGDKIRLKSFKSGNIRTVEKYLEYIKEFYSELIVKFYNSPDMNEKNAMLENSFKKRNEILKLLTIKGEEKGFKIVHNEEGFSFIPIGGEESLTEEEFDALDMDEKNKILSSLKEMKTYTKTVMKELKDIEDGYLEGMKHLLSEYLTNKTEGLKKEFGIKFRKDNSAIQFLLEISRCIERELIENMSKDFTDSAEKFISTICKYNMRIITENNNSIPVIYEKFPNYKNIFGYVQYKNKNDEYMSEVNHISVGSLLKANGGYLILDAKSILEEQGVYLELKKILKGKKFKFEESKGLLSLFSSEKSNLEEIPVDIKVILVGSYKYFNLFYNYDEDFRKLFKIHLESNPLIKIDSYCKEAMLKNMLQICKDYRCKPLTNKAIKEVARLFSKEAEKRDTLYFNHEKLKDIMILSSTYVKEEGKRGVSYEDIINLYNRESLIEKEIKEQYKNGKIILKINGNSIGEANGLSVIQGSGLKFGRPMRITCTCSKGKGEIIDIQKENDLSGKVHNKSVSILKGLLSNLIGGYNKIPVDFNVSFEQIYGMVEGDSASVAEALVIISSFLKIPIKQNIAVTGSINQFGDVQPVGGINHKIEGFFDTCKSLETIQNKGVLIPLRNTNNIVLKEEIEEEVRKGNFHIYAMENLLDAVEIMFHKEEFRNINIIEEMERELRKYTGKRDKK; encoded by the coding sequence ATGATAAAGTTACTTAGCTATAAAGATATATTTTTTGATTTTGATATAGAGGGAATAGAAATAAGTGATATAGAGTCAAAGGAAATTATGGATTATAAAAATATATATGAGAAGTTAAAAAAGGTTATTAATATAAACGAACCTTGTTTTAATATATTTTTGGTAGATGAGGTTTCAGAAGAAAAAATAGAAGATTTAATGGATGTTATTAGGAAAAATTCAACTAAGTCAAAGGCTAGTGATCTTGCTTATATAAATTATGGAGATGGAGATAAGATTAGGCTAAAAAGTTTTAAATCTGGAAATATTAGAACTGTAGAGAAATACTTAGAATATATAAAAGAGTTCTATAGTGAATTAATAGTTAAATTCTATAATTCCCCTGATATGAACGAAAAAAATGCTATGCTTGAGAATAGCTTTAAAAAAAGAAATGAAATTTTAAAATTACTTACTATAAAAGGTGAGGAAAAGGGGTTTAAGATTGTTCATAATGAAGAAGGATTTTCATTTATACCTATAGGTGGTGAGGAAAGTTTAACAGAAGAAGAATTTGATGCCCTAGATATGGATGAAAAGAACAAGATTTTAAGTTCATTAAAAGAGATGAAGACATATACTAAAACAGTAATGAAGGAACTAAAAGATATTGAAGATGGATATTTAGAAGGAATGAAACACTTACTTTCTGAATATTTAACAAATAAGACAGAAGGTTTAAAAAAAGAGTTTGGTATAAAATTCAGAAAAGATAATAGTGCTATACAGTTTTTGCTAGAAATATCAAGGTGTATAGAACGTGAATTAATAGAAAATATGTCTAAAGACTTTACAGATAGTGCTGAAAAGTTTATATCTACAATTTGTAAATATAACATGAGAATTATTACCGAAAATAATAATTCGATTCCTGTTATATATGAAAAATTCCCTAATTATAAAAATATATTTGGGTATGTACAATATAAAAATAAGAATGATGAGTATATGTCAGAGGTTAATCACATAAGCGTAGGTTCTCTCCTAAAAGCTAATGGGGGATATTTAATATTAGATGCTAAGAGTATTTTAGAAGAACAAGGTGTTTATTTAGAATTAAAAAAAATATTAAAAGGAAAGAAATTTAAATTTGAAGAAAGTAAAGGATTACTTAGCTTATTCTCATCTGAAAAATCCAATCTAGAAGAAATACCTGTGGATATAAAGGTAATTTTAGTAGGTTCATATAAATATTTTAATCTTTTTTATAATTATGATGAAGACTTTAGAAAGTTATTTAAAATTCATCTGGAGAGTAATCCTTTAATTAAGATAGATAGTTACTGTAAAGAAGCAATGCTTAAAAACATGCTACAAATATGTAAGGATTATAGATGTAAACCATTAACTAATAAGGCTATAAAAGAAGTGGCTAGACTTTTTTCCAAGGAAGCAGAGAAGAGAGATACGTTATATTTTAATCATGAAAAATTAAAAGATATAATGATTTTAAGTTCTACCTACGTAAAAGAAGAGGGAAAAAGGGGGGTATCATATGAAGATATAATAAATCTTTACAATAGAGAGAGTTTAATCGAAAAGGAGATAAAGGAACAGTACAAAAATGGTAAAATAATCTTAAAAATAAATGGAAATAGCATAGGTGAAGCAAATGGTCTTTCGGTGATACAAGGAAGTGGATTAAAATTTGGAAGGCCCATGAGAATTACTTGTACATGCTCTAAAGGGAAAGGTGAAATTATAGATATACAAAAAGAAAATGATTTAAGTGGAAAGGTTCATAATAAATCTGTAAGCATATTAAAGGGACTTTTGAGTAATCTAATAGGTGGATATAATAAAATACCTGTAGATTTCAATGTGAGCTTTGAACAAATATATGGCATGGTAGAAGGTGATAGTGCCTCTGTTGCTGAGGCATTAGTTATTATATCCTCATTTTTAAAAATTCCTATAAAACAAAATATAGCAGTTACAGGATCTATAAATCAATTTGGTGATGTTCAACCTGTAGGTGGTATAAATCATAAAATAGAAGGTTTTTTTGATACATGTAAGTCTTTAGAGACTATACAAAACAAGGGAGTTCTAATACCTTTAAGAAACACAAATAATATAGTTCTTAAGGAAGAGATAGAAGAAGAAGTGAGGAAGGGGAATTTTCATATATATGCTATGGAAAATTTACTTGATGCTGTTGAAATAATGTTTCATAAAGAAGAATTCAGAAATATAAATATAATAGAAGAAATGGAACGAGAACTTAGGAAGTATACAGGAAAAAGAGATAAAAAATAG
- a CDS encoding stage V sporulation protein D, which yields MNRKYRDKVTIKKRGVWAFLILFSILFTLGIRVLYIMTLKSGDLKEKAVNQWTSEVKIAPKRGKILDRNNHELAVSANVYRIDVDLNALRADLKKKKVNMESLMPDLSGLLDVDEGTLKKKMIDPLPNGKPKGGAMLKRRMESDETEKVKEYLKQKDYYGFIISPDTKRYYPNNNFLSHVIGNTNSDGTGLMGVEQIYDRYLAGIPGIKISELDKNRQDMPYVIADYIKPVDGKNVVLSIDENIQYFAEKAAEQALKDNKAKAVSVLVMNPNNGEILGMANKPDYNPNKPFDNNKSLEENQRMWRNRAVSDTFEPGSIFKVVTSTAALSEGKVTKNDKFVCNGSVKIGNRTIHCWKRTGHGAQDFAHILQNSCNVGFMELGRRLGAETLTKYIKLFGFGQKTGIDLNGEAAGIVKNAKNVTETDLATISFGQTNTVSPIQFLTAFNAIANGGKLITPHVMKEITHYDADNNMVVDTEYKDKKEKKIIDEDVARELRGYLEKVISEGGGKKAFIQGYHIGGKTGTAQKIAEGGKGYAQQKYIASFVGMAPSDNPQVTLLVSIDEPDPSNYYAGQIATPVAKQVFNDIFNYLSFKTDANGDEKAKSLLKDVVIPEVRGKEKEQGLKIIKDSKLKVRIEGDGKYINDINPKPGSSVKEGTEIIIYTSNKNTSDKTVVVPNLNGLSVEQAKNILGDLGLKFKFSGDGMISTQSIKEGERVQKGTMINLRLEIIGD from the coding sequence GTGAACAGAAAATATAGAGACAAGGTCACCATTAAAAAGAGAGGAGTATGGGCATTTCTAATTCTTTTTTCCATACTTTTTACGCTGGGTATAAGAGTTCTGTATATTATGACTTTAAAATCTGGAGATCTTAAAGAAAAAGCTGTAAATCAGTGGACAAGCGAGGTTAAGATAGCTCCTAAAAGAGGAAAGATACTAGACAGAAATAATCACGAACTTGCAGTTAGTGCTAATGTATATAGGATAGATGTAGATTTAAATGCTTTAAGAGCAGATTTAAAAAAGAAAAAAGTTAATATGGAATCTTTAATGCCTGATCTTTCCGGCTTGTTGGATGTGGATGAAGGGACTCTTAAAAAAAAGATGATAGATCCACTTCCTAATGGAAAACCTAAAGGTGGCGCTATGTTAAAGAGGAGAATGGAAAGTGATGAAACCGAAAAAGTAAAAGAATACTTAAAACAAAAAGATTACTATGGTTTTATAATTTCTCCGGATACAAAAAGATACTATCCAAATAATAATTTCTTATCTCATGTAATTGGAAATACTAACTCAGATGGAACGGGATTAATGGGAGTTGAACAAATATATGATAGGTACCTTGCAGGCATACCAGGAATTAAAATATCAGAATTAGACAAAAATAGACAGGATATGCCCTATGTTATAGCAGACTATATAAAACCTGTAGATGGTAAAAATGTTGTTTTAAGCATAGATGAAAACATACAATATTTTGCTGAAAAGGCTGCAGAACAAGCTTTAAAAGATAATAAGGCAAAGGCAGTAAGTGTACTAGTTATGAATCCTAATAATGGAGAAATACTTGGTATGGCTAACAAACCTGATTATAATCCAAATAAACCCTTTGATAATAATAAGTCTTTAGAAGAGAATCAAAGGATGTGGAGAAATAGAGCAGTAAGTGATACCTTCGAGCCTGGATCTATATTCAAAGTGGTAACTTCTACAGCAGCATTATCAGAAGGAAAAGTTACTAAGAATGATAAGTTTGTTTGTAATGGTAGCGTTAAAATTGGAAATAGAACTATTCATTGTTGGAAAAGAACAGGGCATGGAGCACAAGACTTTGCACATATTCTACAAAACTCATGTAATGTTGGCTTTATGGAACTAGGACGACGTTTAGGTGCTGAGACCCTAACAAAATATATAAAATTATTTGGTTTCGGTCAAAAAACAGGTATTGACTTAAATGGGGAAGCAGCTGGGATAGTCAAAAATGCCAAAAATGTTACAGAAACAGACCTTGCCACCATATCATTTGGACAAACTAATACTGTATCTCCAATTCAATTCTTGACAGCATTTAATGCCATTGCAAATGGAGGTAAACTTATAACTCCACATGTTATGAAAGAAATAACTCATTATGATGCTGATAATAATATGGTAGTAGATACAGAGTATAAGGATAAAAAAGAAAAGAAGATAATAGATGAGGATGTGGCAAGAGAACTTAGAGGATATCTAGAGAAAGTTATATCAGAAGGTGGAGGTAAAAAAGCCTTTATTCAAGGATATCATATAGGTGGTAAAACAGGAACTGCTCAAAAGATCGCAGAAGGTGGGAAAGGATATGCTCAACAAAAATATATAGCTTCCTTTGTCGGGATGGCACCTTCAGATAATCCGCAAGTTACCTTATTAGTTTCCATAGATGAACCAGACCCATCGAATTACTATGCAGGACAAATAGCAACTCCTGTAGCAAAACAGGTTTTCAATGATATTTTCAATTATTTATCTTTTAAAACTGATGCTAATGGAGATGAGAAGGCTAAGAGTCTCCTAAAAGATGTTGTAATACCTGAGGTTAGAGGTAAAGAAAAAGAACAGGGTCTAAAAATAATAAAGGATAGTAAATTAAAAGTTAGAATTGAAGGTGACGGAAAATATATAAATGACATAAATCCTAAGCCTGGTTCTAGTGTAAAAGAAGGTACAGAAATAATAATTTACACTTCGAATAAAAATACTTCAGATAAAACCGTGGTAGTTCCTAATTTAAATGGGTTGAGTGTGGAACAAGCTAAAAATATTCTAGGAGATTTAGGCTTAAAGTTTAAATTTAGTGGAGACGGTATGATATCTACTCAGAGTATTAAAGAAGGTGAAAGAGTACAGAAAGGTACCATGATAAATTTAAGGCTAGAGATTATTGGAGACTAG
- the mraZ gene encoding division/cell wall cluster transcriptional repressor MraZ encodes MFIGEYNHALDSKNRIIIPSKFREELGSTFVITKGLDGCLYVYTKNEWSEFEKKLKSLPLTNKDARVFSRFFFSGAHEVDMDKQGRVLIPQNLIQYAHINKEIVSIGVASRIEIWSFEKWEEYNDENIDFNEIADRMNELGIL; translated from the coding sequence ATGTTTATAGGTGAGTATAACCATGCTTTAGACAGTAAGAATAGAATTATAATTCCCTCTAAATTTAGGGAGGAATTAGGAAGCACTTTTGTTATAACAAAGGGTTTAGATGGTTGCCTATATGTATACACTAAGAATGAGTGGAGCGAATTTGAAAAAAAGTTAAAATCTTTGCCACTAACTAACAAGGACGCAAGAGTTTTTTCAAGATTCTTTTTTTCTGGTGCTCATGAGGTTGATATGGATAAGCAGGGAAGAGTACTTATCCCTCAAAATTTAATTCAATATGCACATATTAATAAGGAAATTGTAAGTATAGGAGTTGCATCAAGAATCGAGATTTGGAGTTTTGAAAAATGGGAAGAATATAATGATGAAAATATAGATTTTAATGAGATAGCAGATAGAATGAATGAACTTGGAATTTTATAA
- the ychF gene encoding redox-regulated ATPase YchF: MKLGMVGLPNVGKSTLFNAITKAGAESANYPFCTIDPNVGVVSVPDERLDMLYKIYNSKKKVHTAIEFYDIAGLVKGASKGEGLGNKFLSHIREVEAIVHVVRCFEDENIVHVEGSVNPIRDIETINLELILSDLEVLERRLDKTQKLARSGDKSAKEQVEILTTIKSNLENNKPVRSIEFTEDEMEFVRSLFLLTSKPVLYATNISEDDLASGNLENDMVKEVKKYAEAENSEVIIVCAKLEEELSTLDDEEKLEMLEEYGLTESGLDKLIKSSYKLLGLMSFLTAGVQEVRAWTIKIGTKAPAAAGKIHSDIERGFIRAEIVSYDKLVECGSEAAAKEKGHYRLEGKEYIMQNGDVVNFRFNV; the protein is encoded by the coding sequence ATGAAACTTGGAATGGTGGGTTTGCCAAACGTAGGTAAAAGTACTTTGTTTAATGCTATAACAAAGGCTGGTGCTGAATCTGCTAACTATCCTTTTTGTACTATTGATCCAAATGTAGGCGTGGTTAGTGTTCCCGATGAAAGACTAGATATGCTTTATAAAATCTATAACTCTAAGAAGAAAGTACATACAGCTATTGAATTCTATGATATTGCTGGTCTTGTTAAAGGTGCTAGTAAAGGTGAAGGACTAGGAAATAAATTTTTATCTCATATTCGTGAAGTGGAAGCAATTGTACATGTAGTTAGATGTTTTGAAGATGAGAATATAGTTCACGTCGAAGGTTCTGTAAACCCTATTCGTGACATTGAAACTATAAATTTAGAGTTAATTTTATCTGACCTTGAGGTTTTAGAAAGAAGATTAGATAAAACTCAAAAACTTGCTCGTTCTGGAGATAAGTCTGCAAAGGAGCAAGTAGAAATATTAACCACTATAAAGTCTAACCTTGAAAATAATAAGCCTGTAAGAAGTATTGAATTTACTGAAGATGAAATGGAGTTTGTTAGAAGCTTATTCCTTCTAACCTCAAAACCTGTTTTATATGCAACAAACATTTCTGAAGATGACTTAGCTTCTGGTAACCTAGAAAATGACATGGTTAAAGAAGTAAAAAAATATGCTGAAGCTGAAAACTCAGAAGTAATTATAGTTTGTGCAAAATTGGAAGAAGAGCTTTCCACCCTTGATGATGAAGAAAAACTAGAAATGTTAGAAGAATATGGTCTTACTGAATCTGGTTTAGATAAACTAATTAAATCAAGTTACAAACTATTAGGTCTAATGAGCTTTTTGACTGCTGGTGTACAGGAAGTAAGAGCTTGGACTATAAAAATTGGTACAAAAGCTCCGGCCGCTGCTGGTAAAATACATTCTGATATTGAAAGAGGATTTATAAGAGCTGAAATAGTATCTTATGATAAATTAGTAGAATGTGGTTCTGAAGCTGCTGCAAAAGAAAAAGGTCACTACAGACTTGAAGGTAAAGAATATATTATGCAAAATGGCGATGTAGTAAACTTTAGATTTAATGTATAA
- the deoC gene encoding deoxyribose-phosphate aldolase, translating into MDKTSVSSMIDHTLLKGDCTKEEVENICMEAIKYKFASVCINPSFVMLCSELLKDTEVKVCTVIGFPLGSNSTYTKVFEAKDAVLNGAEEIDMVINIGKLKDKDYDYIREEIKSVVEAVEGKAIVKVIIETCLLSNEEKVIACELSKEAGAHFVKTSTGFSKGGATEEDIKLMRETVGDNMGVKASGGIRDLKTLLSMVQNGASRIGASASIKIIDEI; encoded by the coding sequence GTGGATAAAACTAGCGTAAGTAGTATGATAGACCATACACTTTTAAAAGGAGATTGTACTAAAGAAGAAGTAGAGAATATTTGCATGGAAGCAATAAAGTATAAATTTGCATCAGTTTGTATAAACCCATCTTTTGTTATGTTATGTAGTGAATTACTTAAAGATACAGAGGTTAAAGTTTGCACTGTTATAGGTTTTCCTTTAGGTTCTAACAGTACATATACTAAGGTATTTGAAGCAAAAGATGCTGTTTTAAATGGAGCAGAAGAAATTGATATGGTAATAAATATAGGTAAGTTAAAAGATAAAGATTATGATTATATTAGAGAAGAAATTAAATCTGTAGTAGAGGCTGTAGAAGGGAAGGCAATTGTTAAGGTTATAATTGAAACTTGTTTATTATCTAATGAAGAGAAAGTTATAGCTTGTGAGCTTTCAAAAGAAGCAGGAGCTCATTTTGTTAAGACTTCTACGGGATTTTCAAAAGGAGGAGCTACAGAAGAAGATATTAAACTAATGAGGGAAACTGTGGGAGATAATATGGGAGTTAAGGCTTCAGGTGGCATAAGGGATTTGAAAACTCTCTTAAGTATGGTTCAAAATGGGGCAAGTAGAATTGGGGCATCAGCATCAATTAAAATAATAGATGAAATATAA
- the rsmH gene encoding 16S rRNA (cytosine(1402)-N(4))-methyltransferase RsmH has protein sequence MEFKHVSVLLEETLEGLNINEEGIYVDGTLGGAGHSSEILKRLSNNGRLIGIDQDTDALKAAKERLKNYDNVTYVHNNFHNIKDILEQLEIDGIDGIMMDLGVSSYQLDNKDRGFSYMQDAPLDMRMNRESDFSAYQVVNSYEEERLYEIIKEYGEEKFAKRIASNIVKERNIKEIQTTFELVDIIKKSIPAKFRREGPHPAKRTFQAIRIEVNSELDILNKAIENSVNKLKKGGRIAIITFHSLEDRIVKRKFKELANPCTCPSSFPICVCNKKPTLKVITRKAIAPSDAEILENPRSRSAKVRIAERV, from the coding sequence ATGGAATTTAAACATGTATCGGTTTTATTAGAGGAAACTTTAGAAGGACTTAATATCAATGAAGAAGGAATTTATGTAGATGGAACTTTAGGGGGAGCAGGACATTCAAGTGAAATATTAAAAAGACTTAGTAATAATGGTAGACTAATAGGAATAGATCAAGATACTGATGCGCTTAAAGCTGCAAAAGAGAGACTTAAAAATTATGATAATGTAACTTATGTACATAATAATTTTCACAATATAAAAGATATATTAGAGCAATTAGAAATAGATGGAATAGATGGAATAATGATGGATTTGGGAGTTTCTTCATACCAACTAGATAATAAGGATAGGGGTTTTAGTTACATGCAAGATGCCCCTTTAGATATGAGGATGAATAGGGAAAGTGATTTTTCTGCATATCAGGTTGTAAATTCTTATGAAGAGGAAAGATTATATGAAATAATTAAGGAATATGGGGAAGAAAAGTTTGCGAAAAGAATAGCTTCTAATATAGTAAAGGAAAGAAATATTAAAGAAATACAAACAACTTTCGAATTAGTAGATATTATAAAAAAATCTATACCTGCTAAGTTTAGGAGAGAAGGACCTCATCCTGCTAAAAGAACTTTTCAGGCAATTAGAATAGAAGTTAATTCAGAACTTGATATATTGAATAAGGCTATAGAGAATAGTGTAAATAAACTAAAAAAAGGTGGGAGAATAGCAATTATAACATTCCACTCTTTGGAAGATAGGATAGTGAAAAGAAAATTCAAAGAACTTGCAAACCCTTGTACATGTCCTAGTTCTTTTCCGATTTGTGTTTGTAATAAAAAACCTACTCTTAAGGTGATTACTAGGAAAGCTATAGCTCCAAGTGATGCGGAAATATTAGAAAATCCAAGAAGTAGAAGTGCTAAGGTTAGGATAGCTGAAAGAGTTTAA